In the Streptomyces fradiae ATCC 10745 = DSM 40063 genome, one interval contains:
- a CDS encoding pentapeptide repeat-containing protein has product MSARIPHTERADLRADCAACFALCCVALPFARSADFAADKPGGTPCGNLGADFRCGVHARLRERGYQGCTVFDCFGAGQKVSQVTFGGRDWRSAPDSADAMFAVFPVVRQLHELLRYAAEALDLPAARPVHRELRRRHDEIDALTRGGAAELLAVDVPALRAEVNALLLRASELARASVPGRRRDHRGADLMGARLRGAKLRGASLRGAYLIAADLAGADLREADLIGADLRDADLSGADLTGALFLTQPQLTAARGDGATRIPATLRRPGHWRP; this is encoded by the coding sequence GTGTCCGCCCGCATCCCGCACACCGAACGAGCCGACCTGCGGGCCGACTGCGCCGCGTGCTTCGCGCTCTGCTGCGTGGCGCTGCCCTTCGCCCGGTCCGCCGACTTCGCCGCCGACAAGCCCGGCGGCACGCCCTGCGGCAACCTGGGCGCCGACTTCCGCTGCGGCGTCCACGCCCGGCTGCGCGAGCGCGGCTACCAGGGCTGCACGGTCTTCGACTGCTTCGGCGCCGGCCAGAAGGTGTCGCAGGTGACCTTCGGCGGCCGGGACTGGCGGTCGGCCCCCGACTCGGCGGACGCCATGTTCGCGGTGTTCCCCGTCGTCCGGCAGCTGCACGAGCTGCTGCGGTACGCGGCGGAGGCGCTGGACCTGCCGGCGGCCCGGCCCGTGCACCGGGAGCTGCGCCGCCGCCACGACGAGATCGACGCCCTGACGCGCGGCGGCGCCGCGGAGCTGCTGGCCGTGGACGTCCCCGCGCTGCGCGCGGAGGTGAACGCCCTGCTGCTGCGCGCCAGCGAACTGGCACGGGCCTCCGTGCCGGGGCGCCGCAGGGACCACCGGGGCGCCGACCTGATGGGGGCGCGGCTGCGCGGGGCGAAGCTGCGGGGCGCGAGCCTGCGCGGCGCCTACCTGATCGCCGCCGACCTGGCGGGGGCCGACCTGCGCGAGGCGGACCTGATCGGCGCGGACCTGCGGGACGCCGACCTGTCCGGCGCGGACCTGACGGGGGCGCTGTTCCTGACGCAGCCGCAGCTGACGGCCGCGCGCGGCGACGGGGCGACGCGGATCCCGGCGACG
- a CDS encoding GTP-binding protein gives MPGYDPAARQEPAPVKVLVAGGFGVGKTTLVEAVSEIEPLRTEERLTAAGAGVDDLDGVEAKTATTVAMDFGRITLGDAGVVLYLFGTPGQERFWFMWDDLLSGALGAVVLVDTRRLDRGFPAVDFFESRGLPFVVGANCFHGEQPYTADEIRAALRLSDPGTPVLLLDARVRTEVRGVLLALLDTVIARARAADPGP, from the coding sequence TTGCCCGGATATGACCCCGCCGCCCGCCAGGAGCCGGCCCCCGTCAAGGTCCTCGTCGCCGGCGGCTTCGGGGTGGGCAAGACCACCCTGGTCGAGGCGGTGTCGGAGATCGAGCCGCTGCGCACCGAGGAGCGGCTGACCGCCGCCGGGGCCGGCGTGGACGACCTCGACGGCGTCGAGGCGAAGACCGCGACGACCGTGGCGATGGACTTCGGCCGGATCACGCTGGGCGACGCGGGGGTCGTCCTGTACCTCTTCGGCACGCCGGGCCAGGAACGCTTCTGGTTCATGTGGGACGACCTGCTGAGCGGGGCGCTCGGCGCGGTCGTCCTGGTGGACACGCGGCGGCTGGACCGCGGCTTCCCCGCCGTGGACTTCTTCGAGAGCCGCGGCCTGCCCTTCGTGGTCGGGGCGAACTGCTTCCACGGGGAGCAGCCGTACACCGCCGACGAGATCCGCGCCGCGCTGCGGCTGAGCGATCCGGGGACGCCCGTCCTGCTGCTCGACGCACGGGTCCGTACCGAGGTGCGCGGGGTGCTGCTCGCGCTGCTCGACACGGTCATCGCGCGGGCCCGCGCGGCCGATCCCGGCCCCTGA
- a CDS encoding DUF742 domain-containing protein, giving the protein MGAAPRRSGRRPRLYALTDGRTGTPRTVLTMDTTITAAAVPGDGTHRGLPTEWQHVLALCPPPDGRAVAEVAARMGMRLTPMTLLLGELADRGLVRHRPPLEAAEATDVHLLMRIRDNLARI; this is encoded by the coding sequence GTGGGCGCCGCGCCGCGGCGCTCCGGCCGCAGGCCCCGGCTGTACGCCCTCACCGACGGCCGTACGGGCACCCCGCGGACCGTGCTCACCATGGACACGACCATCACGGCGGCGGCCGTGCCGGGCGACGGGACCCACCGCGGGCTGCCCACCGAGTGGCAGCACGTGCTGGCGCTGTGCCCGCCCCCGGACGGGCGGGCGGTCGCCGAGGTCGCGGCGCGGATGGGCATGCGACTGACCCCGATGACGCTCCTGCTGGGCGAGCTCGCCGACCGCGGGCTCGTCCGCCACCGGCCGCCGCTGGAGGCGGCCGAGGCCACCGACGTCCACCTGCTCATGAGAATCAGGGACAACCTTGCCCGGATATGA
- a CDS encoding roadblock/LC7 domain-containing protein produces MTTTNDMIYSVLDNNLGRIAGIEGAVLLSNDGIKLSAYLLDRASAERIAAAASGIASTMRAVSREVDGGRVIRQLVEMDDRYLCIVGCGEGSTLVVVTSRRARLGELGGEAVRTAQALGEWLATPGRGQAPSSPTGA; encoded by the coding sequence ATGACAACGACGAACGACATGATCTACAGCGTCCTGGACAACAACCTCGGCAGGATCGCCGGCATCGAGGGCGCCGTGCTGCTGTCCAACGACGGAATCAAGCTCAGCGCGTACCTCCTGGACCGCGCGAGCGCGGAACGGATCGCCGCGGCCGCCTCCGGCATCGCCTCCACGATGAGGGCCGTGTCCCGCGAGGTCGACGGCGGCCGGGTGATCCGGCAGCTCGTCGAGATGGACGACCGGTACCTGTGCATCGTCGGATGCGGCGAGGGCAGCACCCTCGTCGTCGTCACCTCCCGCAGGGCGCGCCTGGGCGAGCTGGGCGGCGAGGCCGTGCGGACGGCGCAGGCGCTCGGCGAGTGGCTGGCCACACCCGGACGCGGCCAGGCGCCCTCGTCGCCGACCGGCGCGTAG
- a CDS encoding sensor histidine kinase, giving the protein MEPPAARGPSTRRRRRTVRLRTLLVLLAVVPTVAMAGQVAVTSGRLLEQSAHLRADVAVGERVGVPLYGLMTALQAERTATAAYWAEPSEPGEELAARRTASDRAAAVFRRAAAGGGAGTEEADRRLREVLDGLGELADRRERTDARTGGPESTVAYYTHLIGQMIRFYQDVFSHTRDGELGQENQVVIALYSAAEMLAQQNTAIALAGPSRELSAPRFGEFVNLVGAHRYLYDRWIVPYLPPGDAERYARLVGSSAWQTKTRVENHVVSDHAGLRSGVRLPREVAAWPTAAAAWGTRVEELNTSRLRGLLDHGDEKAAALEAEVTRLIAVSGAALLTVVGVVVLATRSVLRRLRLLHDRTVTVAERTLPDVVARLRDGRPVDETALPSVRGDRDEVGRISDAFARAVAVSVAGHRELAAERHGFGTFAAGIASRTGNLVSRQLALTEELQDAFGADEELLARLMRADQLTVGMRRQIENLLILAGGEVPDPHTEPMRVADLLREAAAEVEEFRRIDRQALDEISVRAHAISQVSHLLAELLDNATRFSPPRARVTVRAELVADGLTVEVEDRGPRVGPERYAEMNARLHSAPPYAVLAEEAHRLGLFVVGHLADQLGATVTLRRSVYGGTSAVVVLPERLLVPSEAGARPSPGAERRGTGTTAGAAAGTGAEGGAWAGTGAEGADGSTARDADTPTEDADAPPGGPARDGSGPVRDAAPAASVPRTAAALPVRTPPGGARPGGGDRPPLPERVPQTHLAAQLRVPPPAAERGGGSGPDPGAGRRDRAEATPEEVADAWADYEDGTRKVEAELRREQP; this is encoded by the coding sequence ATGGAACCCCCGGCCGCGCGAGGCCCGTCGACCCGCCGTCGGCGGCGCACCGTGCGCCTGCGCACCCTGCTCGTCCTGCTCGCCGTCGTCCCGACGGTTGCGATGGCCGGTCAGGTCGCCGTGACCTCCGGCCGGCTGCTGGAGCAGTCGGCGCACCTGCGCGCCGACGTGGCCGTCGGCGAGCGCGTCGGCGTACCCCTGTACGGGCTGATGACGGCCTTGCAGGCGGAGCGCACCGCCACCGCCGCGTACTGGGCGGAGCCGTCCGAGCCCGGCGAGGAGCTCGCCGCCCGGCGGACGGCGTCGGACCGGGCGGCGGCCGTCTTCCGCCGGGCCGCCGCGGGCGGGGGCGCCGGCACCGAGGAGGCCGACCGGCGGCTGCGGGAGGTCCTGGACGGCCTCGGCGAACTGGCGGACCGGCGCGAGCGGACGGACGCCCGCACGGGCGGACCGGAGTCCACGGTCGCCTACTACACCCATCTGATCGGCCAGATGATCCGCTTCTACCAGGACGTCTTCAGCCACACCCGGGACGGCGAGCTGGGCCAGGAGAACCAGGTCGTCATCGCCCTGTACTCGGCCGCGGAGATGCTGGCCCAGCAGAACACCGCGATCGCGCTGGCCGGACCGTCGCGGGAGCTGTCCGCCCCGCGGTTCGGCGAGTTCGTCAACCTCGTGGGCGCGCACCGGTACCTGTACGACCGGTGGATCGTGCCGTACCTGCCGCCCGGCGACGCGGAGCGGTACGCGCGGCTCGTGGGCTCGTCGGCCTGGCAGACGAAGACCCGCGTGGAGAACCACGTCGTGTCCGACCACGCCGGCCTGCGGTCCGGGGTCCGGCTGCCCCGCGAGGTCGCCGCCTGGCCCACGGCCGCCGCCGCCTGGGGCACCCGGGTCGAGGAGCTGAACACCTCGCGCCTGCGCGGCCTGCTCGACCACGGCGACGAGAAGGCCGCCGCGCTGGAGGCCGAGGTGACCCGGCTCATCGCGGTCAGCGGCGCCGCCCTGCTGACGGTCGTCGGCGTCGTCGTGCTCGCCACCCGCTCGGTGCTGCGCAGGCTGCGGCTGCTGCACGACCGCACCGTGACGGTGGCCGAGCGGACCCTGCCCGACGTGGTGGCCCGGCTGCGCGACGGGCGGCCCGTCGACGAGACCGCGCTGCCGTCCGTGCGCGGCGACCGGGACGAGGTCGGGCGGATCAGCGACGCGTTCGCGCGGGCCGTCGCCGTCTCCGTGGCCGGGCACCGCGAACTGGCGGCGGAGCGGCACGGCTTCGGCACCTTCGCCGCGGGCATCGCCTCCCGCACGGGCAACCTGGTCAGCCGTCAGCTCGCCCTGACGGAGGAGCTCCAGGACGCCTTCGGCGCCGACGAGGAGCTGCTGGCCCGGCTGATGAGGGCGGACCAGCTCACCGTCGGCATGCGGCGCCAGATCGAGAACCTGCTGATCCTCGCGGGCGGCGAGGTGCCCGACCCGCACACCGAGCCGATGCGCGTCGCCGACCTGCTGCGCGAGGCGGCGGCGGAGGTGGAGGAGTTCCGGCGGATCGACCGCCAGGCGCTGGACGAGATCAGCGTGCGGGCCCACGCCATCAGCCAGGTCAGCCACCTGCTGGCCGAGCTGCTGGACAACGCCACCCGCTTCTCGCCGCCGCGGGCGCGGGTGACGGTCCGCGCCGAGCTGGTCGCGGACGGGCTGACCGTGGAGGTCGAGGACCGGGGGCCGCGCGTCGGCCCGGAGCGGTACGCGGAGATGAACGCCCGCCTGCACTCGGCGCCGCCGTACGCGGTCCTCGCGGAGGAGGCGCACCGGCTGGGCCTCTTCGTGGTCGGTCACCTGGCCGACCAGCTCGGCGCCACCGTGACGCTGCGCCGCTCGGTGTACGGCGGCACGTCCGCCGTGGTGGTCCTCCCGGAGCGGCTGCTCGTGCCGTCCGAGGCGGGTGCGCGGCCCTCGCCCGGCGCGGAGCGGCGCGGGACGGGCACCACGGCCGGTGCGGCGGCCGGTACCGGAGCCGAGGGCGGTGCCTGGGCCGGTACGGGGGCCGAGGGCGCGGACGGGAGCACGGCCCGGGACGCGGACACGCCCACGGAGGACGCGGACGCGCCGCCGGGAGGTCCGGCACGGGACGGCTCCGGGCCGGTCCGGGACGCGGCGCCGGCGGCGTCCGTGCCGCGCACCGCCGCCGCCCTCCCCGTGCGCACGCCGCCCGGCGGGGCGAGGCCGGGCGGCGGAGACCGTCCGCCGCTGCCGGAGCGCGTACCCCAGACGCACCTCGCCGCACAACTGCGCGTCCCGCCCCCGGCGGCGGAGCGCGGCGGCGGGAGCGGGCCGGACCCCGGAGCCGGCCGGCGCGACCGCGCGGAGGCGACCCCCGAGGAGGTCGCGGACGCCTGGGCGGACTACGAGGACGGGACCAGGAAAGTGGAAGCGGAACTCCGACGGGAACAGCCATGA
- a CDS encoding CapA family protein yields MGGEPAVTLFLCGDVMLGRGVDQILPHPGDPALWERYVGDARGYVALAEAVNGPVPRPVAPAWPWGVALGLLDRAAPDVRVVNLETSVTRRGAPWPGKAVHYRMAPENLPALAAVRPDVCVLANNHVLDFGREGLLDTLDALAGAGLRTAGAGRDRAEARRPAVVPVPGGGGGRRVLVFACGMPSSGIPGAWAAAHGRPGVDLVPAETEEAAGEVVRRVRAERRPGDLVVVSVHWGSNWGYGVPEGRVRFAHALVDGGVDVVHGHSSHHPRPLEVYRGRLVLYGCGDLVDDYEGISGYEEYRDDLRLLYLAALEPESGRLRGLRMAPLRARRLRLEHASDGERDWLAATLDRVCRGNGVRVEVERPGTGGMLRAVFPGSAPDTGHRPDDR; encoded by the coding sequence ATGGGCGGGGAGCCTGCGGTGACCCTCTTCCTCTGCGGCGACGTGATGCTGGGCCGCGGAGTCGACCAGATCCTGCCCCACCCCGGCGACCCGGCCCTGTGGGAGCGGTACGTCGGGGACGCCCGAGGGTACGTGGCGCTGGCCGAGGCCGTGAACGGCCCGGTGCCCCGGCCCGTCGCCCCGGCCTGGCCCTGGGGCGTGGCGCTGGGGCTGCTGGACCGGGCGGCGCCGGACGTGCGGGTGGTGAACCTGGAGACGAGCGTGACCCGGCGCGGCGCCCCGTGGCCCGGCAAGGCGGTCCACTACCGGATGGCGCCGGAGAACCTGCCGGCCCTGGCGGCCGTCCGGCCCGACGTGTGCGTCCTCGCGAACAACCACGTCCTCGACTTCGGCCGGGAGGGACTGCTGGACACGCTCGACGCGCTGGCCGGGGCGGGGCTGCGGACGGCCGGCGCGGGCCGGGACCGGGCGGAGGCGCGGCGCCCCGCAGTCGTGCCGGTGCCGGGCGGCGGGGGCGGACGGCGGGTGCTGGTGTTCGCCTGCGGGATGCCGTCGAGCGGGATTCCCGGCGCGTGGGCGGCGGCGCACGGGCGGCCGGGGGTGGACCTGGTGCCCGCCGAGACCGAGGAGGCCGCCGGGGAGGTCGTACGCCGGGTGCGCGCCGAGCGGCGGCCGGGCGACCTCGTGGTGGTGTCCGTGCACTGGGGCTCGAACTGGGGGTACGGGGTGCCGGAGGGCCGGGTGCGGTTCGCGCACGCCCTGGTGGACGGCGGGGTGGACGTGGTGCACGGCCACTCCTCGCACCACCCCCGCCCGCTGGAGGTGTACCGCGGCAGGCTGGTGCTGTACGGCTGCGGCGACCTGGTCGACGACTACGAGGGGATCAGCGGGTACGAGGAGTACCGCGACGATCTGCGGCTGCTGTACCTCGCCGCGCTGGAGCCGGAGTCGGGGCGGCTGCGGGGGCTGCGGATGGCTCCGCTCCGGGCGCGGCGGCTGCGCCTGGAGCACGCGTCGGACGGTGAACGGGACTGGCTGGCGGCCACCCTGGACCGGGTGTGCCGGGGGAACGGGGTGCGGGTGGAGGTGGAGCGGCCGGGGACCGGGGGGATGCTGCGCGCGGTCTTCCCCGGCTCTGCGCCGGACACCGGACACCGCCCGGACGACCGCTGA
- a CDS encoding DUF4383 domain-containing protein, which translates to MTSASRGTPASDTPVRRASLLVGAVFLLIGALGFVPGATTGYDTLAFADHASDARLLGLFQVSVLHNLVHLLFGVAGLVSARTAANARGYLVVGGLIYLVLSVYGVIIDLDSAANFVPVNTADNWLHFGLGTVMVALGLALPRPAGTTT; encoded by the coding sequence ATGACCAGCGCATCTCGCGGGACGCCCGCGTCCGACACCCCCGTGCGGCGCGCCTCGCTGCTCGTGGGGGCGGTCTTCCTGCTCATCGGCGCCCTGGGGTTCGTCCCCGGTGCCACGACCGGGTACGACACGCTGGCCTTCGCCGACCACGCGTCGGACGCGCGGCTGCTCGGACTCTTCCAGGTGTCCGTCCTGCACAACCTCGTCCACCTGCTGTTCGGCGTGGCCGGGCTCGTCTCCGCCCGCACGGCGGCCAACGCGCGCGGGTACCTCGTCGTCGGGGGCCTGATCTACCTCGTGCTCTCGGTGTACGGGGTGATCATCGACCTGGACAGCGCGGCGAACTTCGTCCCGGTCAACACGGCCGACAACTGGCTGCACTTCGGCCTGGGCACCGTCATGGTCGCCCTGGGCCTGGCCCTCCCCCGCCCGGCCGGCACGACCACCTGA
- a CDS encoding acetylxylan esterase, with product MAHFDLPLNELRAYRSSSVEPEDFDAFWARTLGEAREHPLAPRFDPVDTGLATVDVYDVTFAGFGGHPVKGWFVIPSGAAGPLPVVVEFIGYGGGRGLPHTHLLWASAGFGHFVMDTRGQGSRWAGGDTPDPVGSGPAVPGFMTRGVEDPDAYYYRRVFTDAVRAVEAARSHPLVDAARAAVTGESQGGGISLAVAGLVPDLAAVAPDVPFLCDFPRATTLTDRHPYREIGQYLHTHRGRVERVERTLAYFDGVHFAARATAPALFSTALEDMTCPPSTVFAAFNAYAHGDKTIEVYAFNDHEGGEAHQRAVQLRWLPERLAS from the coding sequence ATGGCCCACTTCGACCTGCCGCTGAACGAGCTGCGCGCCTACCGGAGTTCGTCCGTGGAGCCGGAGGACTTCGACGCGTTCTGGGCCAGGACGCTGGGCGAGGCGCGGGAGCACCCGCTCGCTCCCCGCTTCGATCCGGTGGACACGGGCCTGGCGACCGTCGACGTGTACGACGTCACCTTCGCCGGTTTCGGCGGTCACCCCGTCAAGGGCTGGTTCGTCATACCCTCCGGGGCGGCCGGGCCGCTTCCGGTCGTCGTGGAGTTCATCGGGTACGGCGGCGGGCGCGGCCTGCCGCACACCCATCTGCTCTGGGCCTCGGCCGGTTTCGGCCACTTCGTGATGGACACACGGGGGCAGGGCAGCCGCTGGGCCGGCGGGGACACCCCGGACCCGGTGGGCAGCGGGCCGGCCGTACCGGGCTTCATGACGCGGGGCGTGGAGGACCCGGACGCGTACTACTACCGGCGGGTGTTCACCGACGCGGTCCGCGCGGTGGAGGCCGCCCGGTCGCACCCCCTGGTGGACGCGGCCCGCGCGGCGGTGACCGGGGAGAGCCAGGGCGGCGGGATCAGCCTGGCCGTCGCGGGGCTCGTGCCGGACCTGGCGGCGGTCGCGCCGGACGTGCCGTTCCTCTGCGACTTCCCGCGCGCGACGACCCTGACGGACCGCCACCCGTACCGGGAGATCGGGCAGTACCTGCACACCCACCGGGGGCGGGTCGAGCGGGTGGAGCGGACGCTCGCGTACTTCGACGGGGTCCACTTCGCGGCGCGCGCCACGGCGCCCGCCCTGTTCTCCACCGCGCTCGAGGACATGACCTGCCCGCCCTCGACGGTGTTCGCGGCGTTCAACGCGTACGCCCACGGCGACAAGACGATCGAGGTGTACGCGTTCAACGACCACGAGGGCGGCGAGGCGCACCAGCGGGCCGTGCAGCTGCGCTGGCTCCCGGAGCGCCTCGCGTCCTGA